In Malania oleifera isolate guangnan ecotype guangnan chromosome 8, ASM2987363v1, whole genome shotgun sequence, a single window of DNA contains:
- the LOC131162963 gene encoding uncharacterized protein LOC131162963, whose amino-acid sequence MVSSWRRNLGNVWSFVGNATGGLRGRSNLASWAVAGTLAYFLWVKPSQDLKREQEERAAMAAASDPYRYVEKRRPIPDPQETGLIYGNKTRTKKSED is encoded by the exons ATGGTGAGTAGTTGGAGAAGAAATCTGGGAAATGTGTGGTCCTTCGTGGGCAACGCCACGGGAGGTCTCCGAGGCAGAAGCAACCTAGCCTCCTGGGCCGTCGCTGGAACCCTAGCTTACTTTCTCTGGGTCAAGCCCTCCCAAGACCTCAAGAGGGAGCAGGAG GAAAGGGCGGCCATGGCTGCGGCATCTGATCCTTATCGTTACGTGGAGAAACGGAGACCGATCCCCGATCCTCAG GAAACTGGTTTGATATATGGGAACAAGACCAGAACTAAGAAGTCAGAGGATTAA